From one Paeniglutamicibacter psychrophenolicus genomic stretch:
- the zapE gene encoding cell division protein ZapE, with the protein MATITNLSQRTPTVSIDDLLAGFHPSYRFGEVSFETYRPDPAWPTQAEAVTKLRGFASTIGKSKGGFLSNLFGKKKVEKSGMYLDGGFGVGKTHLLASLWHLAPGRKAFGTFVEYTNLVGALSFRQAVDVLSTYSLVCIDEFELDDPGDTVLMSRLMRELSDAGVKLAATSNTLPGALGEGRFAAVDFQREIKVLAEQFDVHRVDGVDFRHRGLPDAPTPLDDSAIEEFATERYGDKTYAIDEFSDLVAHMSKVHPSRYRALIGDTDVLVLHNVETITEQSVALRFVVMADRLYDKDVPIVASGKPFSELFTPEMMAGGYQKKYFRAVSRLTALAREGQTGDPVL; encoded by the coding sequence ATGGCCACGATTACGAATCTTTCCCAGCGGACCCCCACGGTCTCCATTGACGATCTTCTCGCCGGCTTCCACCCGTCGTACCGCTTCGGCGAGGTTTCCTTTGAGACCTACCGCCCTGACCCGGCCTGGCCCACCCAGGCCGAGGCGGTCACCAAGCTCAGGGGCTTCGCCTCGACCATCGGCAAGTCCAAGGGTGGCTTCCTCTCCAACCTCTTCGGCAAGAAGAAGGTCGAGAAGTCGGGCATGTACCTGGACGGCGGGTTCGGCGTGGGCAAGACCCACCTGCTGGCCTCGCTGTGGCACCTGGCCCCGGGCCGCAAGGCCTTCGGGACCTTCGTCGAATACACCAACCTCGTCGGTGCACTCTCCTTCCGCCAGGCGGTCGACGTGCTGAGCACCTACTCGTTGGTGTGCATCGACGAATTCGAACTCGATGACCCGGGGGACACCGTGTTGATGTCCCGCCTGATGCGCGAGCTCTCGGATGCCGGCGTGAAACTGGCGGCGACCTCCAACACCCTCCCCGGTGCGCTGGGTGAGGGACGCTTTGCCGCCGTGGACTTCCAGCGCGAAATCAAGGTGCTCGCCGAGCAGTTTGACGTGCACCGCGTGGACGGGGTGGACTTCCGCCACCGCGGCCTGCCCGACGCGCCGACGCCGCTGGACGATTCCGCCATCGAGGAGTTCGCCACCGAACGCTACGGCGACAAGACCTACGCCATCGACGAGTTCTCCGACCTGGTCGCGCACATGTCCAAGGTCCACCCCAGCCGCTACCGTGCATTGATCGGCGACACCGACGTGCTGGTGCTGCACAACGTGGAGACCATCACCGAGCAGTCGGTTGCCCTGCGCTTCGTGGTGATGGCCGACCGGCTCTATGACAAGGACGTGCCGATCGTTGCCTCCGGCAAGCCTTTCTCCGAGCTGTTCACCCCGGAAATGATGGCCGGCGGCTACCAGAAGAAGTACTTCCGCGCGGTATCCCGCCTCACCGCCCTGGCCCGCGAGGGCCAGACCGGGGATCCGGTGCTGTAA
- a CDS encoding RsmB/NOP family class I SAM-dependent RNA methyltransferase: protein MSEFGQGRSDRPRRNEANRGGGQERRDDSGRTRNRGGTGPRKFSASAPSARNRRADQARLTAFEVLRAVAENDAYANLVLPARIREHHLDRRDAGFATELTYGALRGQGLYDAILARCVDRPLDELDPAVLDALRLGAHQLLAMRVPNHAALDETVSLARMVIGAGASGLINAVLRKVSLKDLETWSEELVAGIADENAAAALVHSHPEWIVRALRQALVAHGRDASEITELLIADNLAPVVNLVALPGIGSLDEALDAGAEPGTLVADSAYYQGGDIARLGSVREGSTRVQDAGSQLVARALAQVPLPEGGEDTYWLDLCAGPGGKAALLAALAAGHGAKLTANEPAQHRAELVSKALVAIDPDTWMISVRDGREYGEAEYSGGYDRVMVDAPCSGLGALRRRPESRWRKTPKDVAELTVLQGELLDAALSAVRVGGVVAYVTCSPHPAETVAVVDDLLSRNKNAKLLDTGAALESAALPGLASAARPVGEGSTIQLWPHIHRTDAMFMALFTRTA, encoded by the coding sequence ATGAGCGAATTCGGGCAGGGACGTTCCGACCGTCCGCGACGCAATGAAGCCAACCGCGGCGGTGGCCAGGAACGTCGCGACGACTCCGGCCGCACCCGCAACCGCGGGGGGACCGGGCCGCGCAAGTTCAGCGCCTCCGCGCCCTCGGCCCGCAACCGCCGCGCCGACCAGGCCCGGCTGACCGCCTTCGAGGTGCTGCGCGCCGTGGCGGAAAACGACGCCTACGCAAACCTGGTGCTCCCGGCCCGGATCCGCGAGCACCACCTGGACCGCCGCGACGCCGGATTCGCCACCGAACTGACCTACGGCGCGCTGCGCGGGCAGGGCCTGTACGACGCGATCCTGGCCCGCTGCGTCGACCGCCCGCTGGATGAGCTGGACCCCGCCGTGCTTGACGCGCTGCGCCTGGGAGCCCACCAGCTGCTGGCCATGCGGGTTCCCAACCACGCAGCCCTGGACGAGACGGTGTCGCTGGCCCGCATGGTCATCGGCGCCGGCGCCTCGGGCCTGATCAACGCGGTGCTGCGCAAGGTTTCGCTCAAGGACCTGGAAACCTGGAGCGAGGAGCTGGTCGCCGGGATCGCGGACGAAAACGCGGCCGCCGCGCTGGTCCACTCGCACCCCGAATGGATCGTTCGGGCGCTGCGCCAGGCGCTGGTCGCCCATGGCCGCGACGCCTCCGAGATCACCGAGCTGCTTATAGCCGACAACCTGGCGCCCGTGGTGAACCTGGTGGCCCTGCCCGGCATCGGCTCGCTGGACGAGGCACTGGACGCCGGCGCGGAACCCGGAACCCTGGTGGCCGATTCGGCCTACTACCAGGGCGGGGACATTGCCCGTCTGGGCTCCGTGCGCGAAGGAAGCACCCGCGTGCAGGACGCAGGCTCCCAGTTGGTGGCCCGCGCCTTGGCCCAGGTTCCGCTGCCCGAGGGCGGGGAAGACACCTACTGGCTGGACTTGTGCGCCGGCCCCGGCGGCAAGGCCGCCCTGCTGGCAGCATTGGCCGCCGGGCACGGAGCGAAGCTCACCGCCAACGAACCGGCCCAGCACCGTGCCGAACTGGTCTCCAAGGCCCTGGTGGCCATCGACCCCGACACCTGGATGATCTCGGTCCGTGACGGACGGGAATACGGCGAAGCCGAGTACTCCGGCGGATACGACAGGGTCATGGTCGATGCACCGTGCTCGGGCCTGGGCGCGCTGCGCCGGCGCCCCGAATCCCGTTGGCGCAAGACCCCGAAGGACGTTGCCGAACTCACCGTCCTGCAGGGTGAGCTGCTCGACGCGGCACTGTCCGCCGTGCGCGTGGGCGGGGTGGTCGCCTACGTGACCTGCTCGCCGCACCCGGCCGAGACCGTGGCCGTTGTCGATGACCTGCTGTCCCGGAACAAGAACGCGAAGCTGCTGGACACCGGGGCCGCGCTGGAATCCGCCGCGTTGCCGGGATTGGCCTCCGCGGCCCGTCCCGTGGGCGAGGGCAGCACCATCCAGCTGTGGCCGCACATCCACCGCACCGATGCCATGTTCATGGCGCTGTTCACCCGCACCGCCTAG
- a CDS encoding benzoate/H(+) symporter BenE family transporter: MRLTATPGRSTKASPAQPIMAGLVTALVGYTSSFAVVLTGLKAVGATDAQAASGLFALTIALAICAVGLAWFTKRPITTAWSTPGAALLAGAAAVNFGWDQAVGAFLMTGVLIAATGAIPWLGRLLAAIPVSLAQAMLAGVLLKLCLAPFVALSTIPLYVAPVIVVWLVFLRLSPRWAVPAAMAAALGIAGFSMGQAGGTAVMGELLPTLQFTAPAFSLEAFMAITLPLFVVTMASQNVPGVAVLASFNYQTPWRASMLSTGIGSAAAAVFGGHAINLAAISAALAAGDEAGEDRSRRWIAAVSSGGFYIVLGLASAAITALATASPEGLLEAAAGLALLGTLGASASSALSDPTSRMSSLVAFLIAGSGLSFAGIGGAFWALLAGLALRLLIERKRH; encoded by the coding sequence TTGAGACTCACAGCAACACCCGGTCGTTCGACAAAGGCCTCACCCGCTCAACCGATCATGGCCGGCTTGGTCACCGCGCTGGTCGGCTACACCTCCTCCTTCGCCGTTGTGCTCACGGGACTTAAGGCCGTCGGCGCCACCGATGCCCAAGCGGCGTCGGGGCTCTTCGCCCTGACCATCGCCCTGGCCATCTGTGCCGTGGGGTTGGCCTGGTTCACCAAGCGGCCCATCACCACCGCCTGGTCAACCCCCGGAGCAGCGTTGCTCGCCGGGGCCGCAGCCGTGAACTTCGGGTGGGACCAAGCCGTCGGGGCCTTCCTCATGACCGGTGTGCTGATTGCCGCCACCGGCGCCATCCCCTGGCTGGGCCGGCTGTTGGCAGCGATCCCCGTGTCCCTGGCCCAGGCCATGCTTGCCGGTGTGTTGCTGAAGCTCTGTCTGGCTCCCTTCGTGGCGCTGTCCACCATCCCGCTTTATGTCGCCCCGGTCATCGTGGTCTGGCTCGTGTTCCTGCGGCTGAGCCCCCGCTGGGCAGTTCCCGCGGCCATGGCGGCGGCGCTGGGCATTGCCGGGTTCTCGATGGGCCAGGCCGGTGGCACCGCTGTCATGGGCGAATTGCTGCCCACCCTCCAGTTCACCGCACCGGCATTCAGCCTCGAGGCCTTCATGGCCATCACCCTGCCGCTCTTCGTGGTCACGATGGCCTCGCAGAACGTCCCGGGCGTGGCGGTGCTCGCCAGCTTCAACTACCAGACGCCGTGGCGGGCTTCGATGCTTTCCACCGGCATCGGAAGCGCCGCCGCTGCAGTCTTCGGCGGACATGCCATCAACCTCGCCGCGATCTCCGCGGCCCTGGCCGCCGGGGACGAGGCCGGCGAGGACCGCTCCAGGCGTTGGATCGCCGCGGTGTCCTCCGGCGGCTTCTACATCGTCCTGGGCCTGGCCTCCGCCGCGATCACCGCCCTGGCCACCGCGAGCCCCGAGGGGCTGCTGGAAGCCGCGGCAGGCCTGGCGCTGCTGGGAACCCTGGGCGCCTCCGCATCCTCGGCACTGTCGGATCCCACGAGCCGGATGAGTTCATTAGTGGCATTCCTGATTGCCGGTTCTGGCCTGAGCTTTGCCGGGATCGGCGGGGCCTTCTGGGCACTGCTCGCCGGGCTGGCCTTGCGCCTGCTGATCGAGCGCAAACGCCACTGA
- a CDS encoding IS1249 family transposase: protein MPTTARQNGVSYSLGPLNVNGSGNSRHCEVCGSRLKRNGKTTAGTQRWRCIDCGASSVRRRADLARRAELDRFVAWLMGKDSQAEIGPGSGRTFRRSTRWCWNIEPAPAVTGEIHGQVQMDGIYLGRGWCCLIAIADGHVIGWQWCDTEKSAAWLALMEAIPAPRAVVIDGGSGLASALSRAWPETRIQRCLVHVQRNVRTYLTLRPRTDAGRALRRISLALTRLKTTQEAAAWVLVLNQWYTEHGELIKARTYQQGPAGFRPAGVRAGQAWWYTHDRLRKAYRLMERLARNGHLFTYLHPELADIGVDSTTNRIEGGVNTHLRALLRTHRGMPPAHAKRAVEWWLYTHTENPAAPHTLIRPEHLKPLPRQAPREEPVGPELLGTALSESEGLWARKGWAGRPC from the coding sequence ATCCCAACGACGGCGCGGCAGAACGGGGTTTCTTATAGTCTTGGGCCATTAAACGTGAATGGTTCTGGAAATTCGAGGCACTGTGAAGTATGTGGATCTCGTCTGAAACGCAATGGAAAGACAACGGCAGGGACCCAGCGCTGGAGGTGCATTGACTGCGGGGCCAGCAGCGTGCGCAGACGGGCGGACCTGGCCCGCAGGGCCGAGCTGGACCGGTTCGTGGCCTGGCTGATGGGCAAGGATTCCCAGGCCGAGATCGGGCCCGGCAGCGGGCGGACCTTCCGCCGCTCCACCCGGTGGTGCTGGAACATCGAACCCGCCCCGGCGGTGACCGGCGAGATCCACGGGCAGGTCCAGATGGACGGCATCTACCTGGGCCGGGGGTGGTGCTGCCTGATCGCGATCGCCGACGGGCACGTCATCGGCTGGCAGTGGTGCGACACGGAAAAGTCGGCCGCCTGGCTGGCCCTGATGGAAGCGATCCCGGCCCCGCGGGCGGTGGTCATCGACGGCGGCTCGGGGCTGGCCTCGGCCCTGTCGCGGGCCTGGCCCGAGACCCGGATCCAGCGCTGCCTGGTCCATGTCCAGCGCAACGTGCGCACCTACCTGACGCTGCGGCCGCGCACCGACGCCGGGCGGGCGTTGCGCCGTATTTCCCTGGCCCTGACGCGGCTGAAGACCACGCAGGAGGCCGCCGCCTGGGTGCTGGTGCTGAACCAGTGGTACACCGAGCACGGCGAGCTGATCAAGGCGCGCACCTACCAGCAGGGTCCCGCGGGTTTCCGCCCCGCCGGCGTCCGGGCGGGCCAGGCCTGGTGGTACACCCACGACCGGCTGCGCAAGGCCTACCGGCTCATGGAGCGCCTGGCCAGGAACGGGCACCTGTTCACCTACCTGCACCCGGAGCTGGCCGATATCGGCGTCGACTCGACGACCAACCGGATCGAGGGCGGGGTCAACACGCACCTGCGCGCCCTGCTGCGCACCCACCGGGGCATGCCCCCGGCCCACGCCAAGCGCGCCGTCGAATGGTGGCTCTACACCCACACCGAAAACCCGGCCGCGCCCCACACCCTCATCCGTCCCGAGCACCTCAAGCCATTGCCGAGGCAAGCACCCCGTGAGGAACCGGTTGGGCCGGAGTTGCTCGGCACCGCACTGAGCGAGTCCGAGGGGCTGTGGGCCCGGAAGGGATGGGCCGGCAGGCCCTGCTGA
- a CDS encoding antitoxin encodes MSIFDELKGKAEGLKDKAAELIQENSGKIGEAIDNAGDFIDEKTGGKFAEHVDKVQDGAKGLLDKADGDDTPTV; translated from the coding sequence TTGTCTATTTTTGACGAGCTGAAGGGCAAGGCCGAAGGACTGAAGGACAAGGCGGCCGAGTTGATTCAAGAAAACTCGGGCAAGATCGGTGAGGCCATCGATAACGCCGGCGACTTCATCGACGAAAAGACCGGCGGCAAGTTCGCCGAGCACGTCGACAAGGTTCAGGACGGCGCAAAGGGCCTCCTCGACAAGGCCGACGGCGACGATACGCCTACCGTCTAG
- the rpe gene encoding ribulose-phosphate 3-epimerase, with product MRTCQINPSILSADFTNLERELTRIHTADAVHVDVMDNHFVPNLTIGLPVVARLNEVSELPLDVHLMISDVDRWGPGYAEAGAASVTFHAEASAAPVKLARDLRAAGSRAAMALRPATPIEPYLDMLPELDMVLLMTVEPGFGGQAFLDLVLPKIRRARKAIDGTGLPIALQVDGGVTRETILRAAEAGADVFVAGSSVYGTADPAEAVVTLRNLAAATPVSM from the coding sequence ATGCGTACCTGCCAGATCAACCCGTCGATCCTCTCCGCGGACTTCACGAACCTGGAGCGCGAACTCACCCGGATCCACACCGCCGACGCGGTGCACGTCGATGTCATGGACAACCACTTCGTGCCCAACCTGACCATCGGCCTGCCGGTGGTGGCGCGGTTGAACGAGGTCAGCGAGTTGCCGCTGGATGTGCACCTGATGATCAGCGACGTGGACCGGTGGGGACCGGGCTACGCCGAGGCCGGTGCGGCCTCGGTGACCTTCCACGCGGAGGCCTCCGCCGCACCGGTCAAGCTGGCCCGGGACCTGCGGGCCGCCGGTTCGCGCGCCGCCATGGCGCTGCGCCCCGCCACTCCCATCGAGCCGTACCTGGACATGCTCCCGGAGCTGGACATGGTGCTGCTGATGACGGTGGAACCGGGGTTCGGCGGCCAGGCGTTCCTGGACCTGGTCCTGCCCAAGATCCGCCGGGCGCGCAAGGCCATTGACGGCACCGGGCTGCCGATCGCCCTGCAGGTCGACGGCGGGGTCACCCGCGAAACGATCCTGCGTGCCGCAGAGGCCGGGGCCGATGTCTTCGTGGCCGGATCCTCGGTGTACGGGACGGCGGATCCCGCCGAGGCAGTGGTCACATTACGAAACCTCGCAGCCGCCACGCCGGTTTCCATGTAA
- a CDS encoding SufE family protein — MPQALAEIVEDFQSVTEPERLEMLLDFSEELPELPARLAEHPDLLERVVECQTPLFLNIEVEPAGEHKVSLFFSAPPEAPTTRGFASVLHQGLDGLPAAAVLAVPDDMPNLLGLTRALTPLRLRGMTAMLARIKRQVSERVAAAGS; from the coding sequence ATGCCCCAGGCCCTGGCCGAGATCGTCGAGGACTTCCAGTCGGTCACCGAGCCGGAACGTCTGGAGATGCTGCTGGACTTTTCCGAGGAACTGCCCGAGCTTCCGGCGCGCCTGGCCGAGCACCCGGACCTGCTGGAGCGGGTCGTGGAGTGCCAGACCCCGTTGTTCCTGAACATCGAGGTCGAGCCGGCCGGGGAGCACAAGGTGTCGTTGTTCTTCTCCGCTCCCCCGGAGGCGCCCACCACCCGCGGGTTCGCCTCGGTACTGCACCAGGGACTCGACGGGTTGCCCGCCGCGGCGGTGCTGGCCGTCCCCGACGACATGCCCAACCTGCTGGGCTTGACCAGGGCCCTGACGCCATTGCGTTTGCGTGGCATGACTGCCATGCTTGCCCGTATCAAGCGACAGGTCAGCGAGCGGGTTGCCGCTGCCGGCTCCTAA
- the def gene encoding peptide deformylase: protein MAVLGIRIVGDPILRTRADEVTEFGPELRKLVADMDETMENVEGAGLAAPQVGVSLRVFTYQIAGERGHLINPVLELGEDYQDDVTEGCLSIPGLGYPVRRRLWTRATGVDVDGNPVVVEGEGFLARCLQHETDHLDGILYIDRLEGELKKDAFRKLRDSSYNQVAASTVTKRSTALGSSFGAGASFGNQS, encoded by the coding sequence ATGGCCGTCTTAGGCATTCGAATTGTTGGCGACCCGATCCTCAGGACCCGCGCAGACGAGGTCACCGAATTCGGGCCGGAGCTGCGCAAGCTCGTCGCGGACATGGACGAAACCATGGAAAACGTCGAAGGTGCCGGCCTCGCCGCACCCCAGGTCGGCGTCTCGCTGCGGGTCTTCACCTACCAAATTGCCGGAGAACGCGGGCACCTGATCAACCCAGTGCTCGAGCTCGGCGAGGACTACCAGGACGACGTGACCGAGGGCTGCCTGTCCATCCCGGGCCTGGGCTACCCGGTGCGCCGCCGTCTATGGACCCGGGCCACCGGCGTCGACGTTGACGGAAACCCCGTGGTCGTGGAGGGCGAGGGATTCCTGGCCCGCTGCCTGCAGCACGAGACCGACCACCTGGACGGAATCCTGTACATCGACCGGCTCGAGGGCGAGCTGAAAAAGGACGCCTTCCGCAAGCTCCGAGATTCCAGCTACAACCAGGTCGCGGCAAGCACCGTGACCAAGCGCAGCACTGCCCTGGGCTCCAGCTTCGGCGCCGGTGCAAGCTTCGGGAACCAGTCATGA
- the fmt gene encoding methionyl-tRNA formyltransferase, giving the protein MRVLFAGTPQVAVASLDQLVNDGFDVVAVLTREDAPVGRKRVLTPSPVAARAAELGIEIIHANRIDETTQQRIAALETDIAAIVAYGGLVPEKALGIPRLGWVNLHFSLLPAWRGAAPVQHSIMAGDDITGAVTFQLEKGLDTGPVFGTLTEAIDPADTAGDLLGSLAVSGSVLLSQTLSGLDAGAVVGVPQQGESSYAHKLTLVDGKIDWNAPALAIRRRINGTTPDPGAWTELDGQRFKIGPVSPATDIDYLPPGQVQITAGKQPRVVVGTGSHGVELALVQPPGKKMMNAADWARGILASGTVDEVKFA; this is encoded by the coding sequence ATGAGGGTCCTGTTCGCCGGGACCCCGCAGGTGGCCGTGGCCTCCCTTGACCAGCTGGTGAACGACGGCTTCGACGTCGTGGCCGTGCTCACCCGCGAGGACGCCCCCGTGGGGCGCAAGCGCGTGCTGACCCCGTCCCCGGTCGCCGCCCGCGCCGCCGAACTGGGCATCGAGATCATCCACGCCAACCGCATTGACGAGACAACCCAGCAGCGTATCGCCGCACTGGAGACCGACATCGCCGCGATCGTGGCCTATGGCGGGCTGGTTCCCGAAAAGGCGCTGGGCATTCCCCGCCTGGGCTGGGTCAACCTGCACTTCTCGCTGCTCCCGGCCTGGCGCGGAGCCGCCCCGGTGCAGCACTCGATCATGGCCGGGGACGACATCACCGGCGCTGTGACCTTCCAGCTGGAAAAGGGCCTGGACACCGGACCGGTCTTCGGCACGTTGACCGAGGCCATCGACCCTGCCGACACCGCCGGCGACCTGCTGGGCAGCCTCGCGGTCTCCGGATCGGTGCTGCTGTCCCAGACGCTCTCGGGCCTGGACGCCGGAGCCGTGGTGGGCGTGCCGCAGCAGGGCGAATCCAGCTACGCGCACAAGCTCACCCTGGTTGACGGCAAGATCGACTGGAACGCCCCGGCGCTGGCGATCCGCCGGCGGATCAACGGCACCACCCCCGATCCCGGCGCCTGGACGGAACTGGACGGGCAACGGTTCAAGATCGGCCCGGTATCCCCGGCCACCGACATTGACTACCTGCCACCGGGCCAGGTGCAGATCACCGCAGGCAAGCAGCCGCGCGTCGTGGTGGGCACCGGCTCGCACGGCGTGGAACTGGCCCTGGTGCAACCACCGGGCAAGAAAATGATGAATGCAGCAGATTGGGCGCGAGGGATTCTCGCGTCCGGAACCGTGGATGAGGTGAAATTCGCATGA
- a CDS encoding sulfurtransferase yields the protein MSLPIDSNPSFADYAHPERLVSTDWLAANLSTAGLVVLESNEDILLYNTGHIPGAVKVDWHTELNDEDTRDYVDGAGFAALMAAKGISRDSTVVIYGDKSNWWASYALWVFTLFGHEDVRLLDGGRDKWIAEGRELTREKPVVATTSYPVIERDDSVIRAFMPEVLGHFGKPMIDVRSPEEYSGERTHMPAYPEEGTLRGGHIPSAASVPWAKAAAEDGTFKSRKELEAIYLGEAGLAAGDDIITYCRIGERSSHTWFALQFLLGFENVRNYDGSWTEWGNAVRVPIVKGSEPGAVPAGFGA from the coding sequence ATGAGCCTGCCCATCGACTCCAATCCTTCATTTGCCGACTATGCCCACCCGGAACGGCTGGTATCCACCGATTGGCTGGCGGCCAACCTGTCCACCGCGGGCCTGGTGGTCCTCGAATCCAACGAGGACATCCTGCTGTACAACACGGGCCATATTCCCGGAGCGGTCAAGGTCGACTGGCACACCGAGCTGAACGACGAAGACACCCGTGATTACGTCGACGGTGCAGGCTTCGCCGCGCTGATGGCGGCCAAGGGCATCAGCCGCGATTCCACCGTGGTCATCTACGGCGACAAGTCCAACTGGTGGGCCTCCTACGCCCTGTGGGTCTTCACCCTGTTCGGCCACGAGGACGTCCGCCTGCTCGATGGCGGCCGAGACAAGTGGATCGCCGAGGGCCGTGAACTGACCCGCGAGAAGCCGGTTGTTGCCACGACCAGCTACCCGGTCATCGAACGCGACGATTCGGTCATCCGTGCCTTCATGCCCGAGGTGCTGGGCCACTTCGGCAAGCCGATGATCGATGTGCGCTCCCCTGAGGAATACAGCGGCGAGCGCACCCACATGCCGGCCTACCCGGAGGAGGGCACGCTGCGCGGCGGGCACATCCCCTCGGCGGCCTCCGTCCCGTGGGCCAAGGCGGCCGCCGAGGACGGGACGTTCAAGTCCCGCAAGGAGCTCGAGGCAATCTACCTGGGCGAGGCGGGGCTGGCCGCCGGCGATGACATCATCACCTACTGCCGCATCGGCGAGCGCTCGAGCCACACCTGGTTTGCGTTGCAGTTCCTGCTCGGCTTCGAGAACGTGCGCAACTACGACGGTTCCTGGACCGAGTGGGGCAACGCCGTGCGCGTTCCCATCGTGAAGGGCTCTGAGCCCGGTGCAGTTCCCGCAGGATTCGGGGCCTAG
- the pnuC gene encoding nicotinamide riboside transporter PnuC: MDFLRWLIEAFNSYITVGSSALLVREVVGNVFGLASALGGIRRKVWAWPVGIIGNILLLTVFLGSIFGHDQTANLLGQAGRQIMFIAVSFYGWQRWKSSRESGGSAVIPRWATGTERISLAVVMVVGTVALTPIFGALGSYEPVWADAWTFVGSLLATYGMAKGLVEFWLIWVIVDVVGVPLLFSAGYYASAFMYLFYGCFTLVGFFIWWKAKNDSKPSIETEMPDPTVKVNL; the protein is encoded by the coding sequence ATGGATTTTCTGCGGTGGCTCATTGAAGCTTTCAATTCTTACATCACGGTGGGCAGCAGCGCGCTGCTTGTCCGCGAAGTGGTGGGCAACGTCTTCGGACTTGCCTCCGCCCTGGGCGGCATCCGCCGCAAGGTCTGGGCCTGGCCGGTGGGCATCATCGGCAACATCCTGCTGCTGACGGTATTCCTCGGCAGCATCTTCGGCCACGACCAGACGGCAAACCTGTTGGGCCAGGCCGGACGCCAAATCATGTTCATCGCCGTGTCCTTCTATGGCTGGCAGCGCTGGAAGTCGAGCCGGGAATCCGGCGGCAGCGCGGTCATCCCGCGCTGGGCCACCGGTACCGAACGCATATCCCTGGCCGTGGTCATGGTCGTCGGCACCGTGGCGCTGACCCCCATCTTCGGGGCCCTGGGATCCTACGAACCGGTGTGGGCGGATGCCTGGACCTTTGTCGGATCGCTCCTTGCCACCTATGGCATGGCCAAGGGACTGGTCGAGTTCTGGCTGATCTGGGTCATCGTCGACGTGGTCGGTGTTCCGCTGCTCTTCAGCGCCGGATACTACGCCAGCGCCTTCATGTACCTGTTCTACGGCTGCTTCACGCTGGTCGGATTCTTCATCTGGTGGAAGGCCAAGAACGACTCCAAGCCGAGCATCGAGACCGAAATGCCCGATCCCACGGTTAAGGTGAATCTCTGA
- a CDS encoding cytochrome, with protein sequence MTSPTLAQQTDFGRMYARKIGDLPEVPSITTVIGQEKMSLDGWIGHMAATAVVQDPRLGEAVGNPAKLKALARQASNAAADYRDGAAARGDRVHQYCEQIALRAMGKPHQAAEAREALAANNEEPFAGRFDEWWDTYQVQPLAAEVTVWNSSVGYAGTLDLVATIGGRLCLIDYKTRGTGRDGRVKPLDPKVIMQLAAGAKAEEMVVDPAAGTWEPWKYSQDPMLLGVAIGQTEVQTVMANPEVLPAYWSKFWSLRQVWGATQKVTDAGIALREVGPPPPLAP encoded by the coding sequence ATGACTTCCCCAACGCTGGCCCAGCAAACGGATTTTGGGCGCATGTATGCCAGAAAAATCGGCGACCTTCCGGAGGTTCCCTCCATCACGACCGTCATTGGACAAGAGAAAATGAGCCTGGATGGTTGGATAGGTCACATGGCTGCCACGGCCGTGGTGCAGGACCCCCGACTGGGGGAAGCCGTCGGGAATCCGGCCAAGCTCAAGGCCCTGGCACGCCAGGCCTCCAATGCCGCCGCCGACTACCGGGACGGTGCAGCGGCCCGCGGCGACCGCGTGCACCAGTACTGCGAACAAATCGCCCTGCGGGCCATGGGCAAGCCGCACCAGGCAGCCGAGGCCCGCGAGGCGCTGGCCGCGAACAACGAGGAGCCCTTCGCCGGCCGCTTCGACGAATGGTGGGACACCTACCAGGTGCAGCCACTGGCCGCGGAGGTCACCGTGTGGAACTCCAGCGTCGGGTACGCCGGCACCCTGGACCTGGTCGCCACCATCGGCGGGCGGCTGTGCCTGATCGACTACAAGACCCGAGGCACCGGCCGGGACGGGCGGGTCAAGCCGCTGGATCCGAAGGTCATCATGCAGCTGGCGGCCGGCGCCAAGGCCGAGGAAATGGTCGTTGATCCCGCCGCCGGCACCTGGGAACCGTGGAAATACTCACAAGACCCGATGCTCCTGGGAGTGGCCATTGGCCAGACCGAGGTGCAGACGGTGATGGCCAATCCGGAGGTCCTGCCCGCGTATTGGTCGAAGTTCTGGTCCTTGAGACAGGTCTGGGGAGCCACCCAAAAAGTCACTGATGCCGGGATCGCCTTGCGCGAAGTGGGCCCGCCTCCGCCGCTTGCCCCGTAG